The nucleotide window GTCAACTGGAGGGAGTATAAACTATCTACGGAATGCTAATCATGGTACATCATTGCTGCAAATAAATATTATCAGGTTTCCAGGATCATTGTAGTGCACCAAGCCACCAAGGCACATGTGTTGCAAATTGGTTTGTTATAGTGGAAGGATGTCAATGGATACTCCTTCAAACGCAATGGTGAATTAAGTAAATGTATGGAGCAATTAATGACATGGTATTATAATGTTTAAAATAAATAAAGTTAATGGAACACATACACATTCCTTCAATTTTATGTGGAAAAAGTAATTCGTTGACAGTCCAAACCTTCCAAAGATTCTTGAAAGCTTCATGTAAACTTTGCAAAATAATATTCAAACAAAAAACCAGAATATGCCAGATGAATTAGTATGTACCAAACTGTGAGATCAACTTAGGGTTCATTTGGCATCACTGTTGCTTTTTAGGAGCACTTATTTGTTTCTATTTTCAGATGTGATCATCAGCTGATTTTTTTTATCTGTAACAACAATATTACTAAACCAGGAAAAAGGTTCCCCTGACAAAGTAGATTGCACTGTACAGCGCAACACAGAACCACAATTGCATACTATCCCTTACCGGATCAGGTTTTTTGCGAGGAACCACATCCCCAGCAAATATGGTAATCTTTTCTGCTCGGTCGGGCCCCAGTAAGCACGATACTATTGCTGAAACCTGCACTAAGTGGAGAGTGAAATATGTTAGCTGCCCTGCATATAAGCTGAAAACATAAATCAAATGTGAGATGATTTAAATGGATTGCAGCATAGTATAAAATGGGTTCTTAAGAGGAACCATTAGAACATTCCCTTTTGAGTTTGAAATAAAGAACATTGCCTTTTGCAAATATTGGAAGAAACATTTCTCCTATATGATGTAGTTTTTTGTAATAATTCCTACCATATCTCTCATATAAGCATTTGTGGTTGGGAAATACTTTGTTACTTACAGCTTTCTCGTTTGAAGTACTGCATACTGCAACTTTCACCCCTTTTCCTAGAGCTTCATCAATTAACCTGTAAAAGTTAAGAAGATAATGAAGTTATAAATTTTCCTCCAACAAAGTTACTCCAGCATTATTAAGTTAGTTGATTTACCATCTATTGTTGGATTACATCGACACATCTTTCTAGGCATGTAATGTAGATTTCTTCAACGGAAAatgaaatgttagttatataaaACTCGCCTCACTCATTTCTTTAACCTTTTTACATTACATATTAGAAACGTAATTACAATGAATAATACATATGGTTAATGCATTTTGTTCCCAGTATAGAACAGATTGGTTACACACCTATTATGTTGTTTACATGCAGCATAAATGAATTTTTTGTGACTATTTCGATTTTGTTGTAAGGAAGCACTTCAAACTAGTGTCGTTGCAGCAGCCGAGGACGTTACTGATTCACAAGTTCATTTAAACTGCATTTAAGTTACTGAAGTCGTCAAATTGTTTGAAACAATGACCTTTGAACACCTGGACGGAGAGGAAGCAACTTCTTCTCAATTAGGGCCATAAACAATTCTGTTTTCCTCTTGTGAAGAGAAGCAATAAATTCCTTTCTTTCTTCGTCAGTCTTTGGCGCTTTAGCTGGCCACACTGTCTTGTTGAAATGTGCTGTCATCCTGTAAGGAATGTTCAAACTATTGTTACAGTTAAATTCAACAAACGCTTCAGTTTAACTTTTCTACAATGGATTATTTTGGTGTGACAATCATGTTTCCAAGTGTAGGCCTTTTAGTATCACCAGTTTGAAGAAAAATTCCTACATGTTATTTGCATATTAGGCTTCCGAGAACACCTAAACTTTAATATTTTGAGACCATTCTGAACTTTATTTTTTTCAACTCAGAAAATCAGCTACAGATTCCCCATAAAAAAGCAGCTTTAGACTATCCGATTAGATAACTGAACAGTTGTCTTCGCTTTCCATCCTTTGACATGATGATATTGCTCTTGGAGATTgccatggaacttcagatcagtCAAATGTTTTTTTTTTGCGAGTGAGTCAAATGTTTCAATATATTAGGAATAAATGAGAAGTCATTAAATGAATATAATCTGACACAGTAGTGAGGAAATTATGACTTACATACGCCTAAAACAGTAAATAAATTCATCGTAGTGAATCTGTTTTAGGAATTCTCACTTTTTTTTAAATTGTGAAGACGCAAATAGTGGTCAGGATTTTAACAGGACTTTGAAGAAAAATGTGACATtttgtcaaattcctcaaagcaACACAAACCAATGATGACAAAAGTAAAGAATCGATTGACCTTTCTTTCCCACCACCTATCTTGAGCAATTCTCCGTACAATTCAACATCCCAGCTCACACCTAATTCCCTCTGCAAACACAAACAATTATCTTGGCCGGGGAGCAACCGCATCAGGAAATCAGAATGGATCGCAGGCAAGGCGTCGACGGAGCGGAAGGAAACCAGACCTCGGCGAAAGTCTCGTTGAAGGAAATGCGGTGGCCGTCCTTCTCGGTGTCCACGAGCACGCCGTCGCAGTCGAAGAGCAGCGCCGCCGGCAGGGCTGCAGCCGGCGCTCCGCCCGCGCCCGCCGCGGACGCGCGAGCTGCCTCTGCTCGCCGCGTTCTCCCGGCGGACAAGCGGAGAGGGGAGGGCGACAGCATGCTCTCTCCTCCTGACCTTCTTGGGAGGCACCGGGCAGCGGTCCGTGCGACGGGGCGGGCGCTTGAGTAGGTCCTCGCCGGGAGCAACGTGGAGGCGGTGGCGGGGGCGGCCATGGCGTTCATTTGCGCGGGAAACGATGTGGATAGCGCGCCCTGTGGTTGATGATCCCGGGTTGGGATTTGATGGCAAAGCCCACCACACAATTTGCCTCTTCGGCTATGCCCGCCCTTTTGTCTTGTGCCGTCGTTGCTCGATACCAGCCTTCTTGCTAGTTGAGACGGACCGTCTTCGGTGTGTCTTATGGCCGCATGTATCATTTTGATGAGAATCTGGGGATAatctttttaaaaaaaaaaaacCGTTTTCGATGTGACAGGTGCTATTTTTTCAAATCACGAGTTTTTAATTACCAAAATACAAAAATGTTTTATATTAAAGGATAGAGGGGGTACTTAAAAGTAATACATTCACGGGTAATACAATCATGAACCGTAGTTGTGTGGGACGGGGTATGTGCGCCCAAATGGACCGGGGGATTGGGGACCCCTGATCTAAGATGTCTAAATGCGGCTCTAGAAGTCAGATGGGCGTGGTTGAAGCGGACGGATCTCCAACATCCCTGAAAAGAATTTAATATTGCTGTATCGGCGAAAGCAGTTGCGATTTACCAGGCAGCAACAGTGGCCTTCTTGGGCAATGGCGAGGAAACCCTCTTTTGAGAGGATCAGTGGCTGGGACAAGACAGGGTTCAGAATTTGACACCGATCACCTACATCAGGATCTCTCCACGAATCCGAACTACACGTACGGTATCCCAGGCCATGCAGGGCAACACTTGGGCGACTGACATTAGACCcggtgaaagatcgtggatgtcgcctagagggggggtgaataggcgttttaaaataattacgatttaggcttaaacaaatgcggaataaacttagcggttaatttgtcaagcacaaaatcTAAAACAattaggctcacctatgtgcaccaacaacttatgctaatcaagataagcaactatgtgatagcaagatatatgacaagaaacaatatagctatcacaaagtaaagtgcataagtaaagagttcgggtaagagataaccgaggcacgcggagacgacgatgtatcccgaagttcacacccttgcggatgctaatctccgtttggagcggtgtggaggcacaatgctccccaaaaagccactagggccaccgtaatctcctcacaccctcgcacaatgcaagatgccgtgattccactaagggacccttaagggcggtcaccgaactcgtacaaatggcaacccttgggggcggtcaccgaacccgtacactttgacaacccttgggggcggtcaccggtacccgtcaaattgctcgggacgatctccacaacctaattgaaGACCCCGATGCTTGCCtagagctttacaccacaatgattgagctccgaacaacaccaaccgtctagggcgccaaggcacccaagaggaacaagctctagggtgcccaaacatccaagagtaataagcttctcaaacttcacttccacgcatcaccgtggagaactcaaaccgatgcaccaaatgcaatggcaagggcacacggagtgcccaagtccttctctctctcaaatcccaccggagcaactaatgctagggagggaaatgagaggaagaacaagacggagaacaccaagaactccaagatctagatccaaggggttcccctcacacagaggagaaagtgattggtggaaatgtggatctagatctcctctctcttttccctcaaaaactagaaAGAATCCATGAAGGGaatgagagttagcaagctcaaagaaggtcaacaatgggggcaaaaacAAGCTCAAGAGATagagaaccattggggaagaagaccccttaaataggtccccacgaatctacccgttatgtacagaacaacataggagcggtacaacctctatgagcaccggtacaaccggtaacaggcaataagcggtacaaccggcccaCAACCGCCCAACAACCGCACCACAACAGAGGCCAGTCCGGTGGTAGAGCGGTACATGACCGATACAAATTTCGGACCAATTCTGGAGCGGTACAACCACTCCaaacaccggttgtaccggtcaagcggtacaacctttccatggggcggtacaacctctttgtgtaaaacaggcaatatcaaaacagccacaactttcgcatacgagctccgaattcgacgaaatcaagtttgttggaaagctaacgacaagggctaacacaatcttgagagAAATAACAAAAAGAAGCAAATAATAAAAGGCCCATAAGAAAaaggtgagaacccttcctcggataagaccggtaaaacctccaacaccgaaaacatcatagaagatgcatgcaaactccgttttcgatgaactcaagcttgtcatcaagatgaccataagctttaagactcacaaatggaaccaaacaagaaccaagaaagatgatgcaaggatgcaatggtttgagctctcgacgaatgatacgatcaagctactccctagagagccccccttgatagtacggcaatcgatcctacaactcggtctcccaactaccactataagaccggtaaaatagaaaacctatcaagggagaaccgttgccttgcacatagtccacttgagctagatgatgacgatcttaaCTTCCTCAaattggaccacctttcttgattgtgttggctcgatgaagactagttgattgctcccccatactccactatgggtgagccactctttggcacatcttcaaaatttcattgacaccacaatggacggcaagcttcaagcttgattgctcccccatactccattatgggtgagccactcttcgagttgctccacttgaatttgcacactgcaaacttgatgacgatcaccacttgatgtcatcctccatgggttgtatgagatcttcctcttgaggcaagaccatggaaacatacctaaccccacaaagaactctcacgtagaccatgtgttagcacacaaagcgtaatggacaatgcttaccataccatgggatcacttgatccctctcggtacttcgtctacgctttgtgagttgatcaacttgattcacccttgacttagtcttgatcaacattgaatctttccaactctcttcatttggatgatgtcttgaaggtaaacatgaatgatcacacaatcttcttcttcaagacatgcttgcaatctcaactcacacatgaccaatctttggataattccttgaaaatcactttggccatctcaactcacacatgaccaatctttggataattccttgaaaagcactttggccatctcataaactccttgaaaccaacacatggacttcaagacaatcctatggacaaatgcttcaaatataactcaaggcaaccgttagtccatagagattgtcatcaattaccaaaaccacacatgggggcaccgcatgtcctttcaatctcccccattttggtaattgatgacaatcactttcaagagagtttatataaggaattaTTTATCACCATGCAACGCAACAACCAACAATGCATGtgtatgagatgcaaatgcttaggtACAAAACCAAAGCAAGAAGAAAAAACTCTCTAAACTTATCctcaaaactctctgaaacttctcccccattggcatcgattgccaaaatgggcgaaaagcttagaaggccaatataaattatgttcctccataagttgtgtatttctcaacaagagagtggaaaACAATACACATATTCAATGgtaatacttggaggaagaccaactatattgaggcaccaagattgctaaaggaatgatatgccacaaggacataacaaagaaagaaacaagcaatcaagcaatctaAAGGTACCAATTGAAACAAGCAATCAACGGGtatcaattgaaccaactagaccaaAGATCCTACGAGCTACATAAATAAAGGATATTATGATATGAGCAaaggagtgttctaaagaaactagagaagctccccatgatttatgcacacataagaatttttgtatttggatacaaagtgcacaaaataggatcacagctcccccaaaatcaatagaaacttacaacaagtgcaagtgagcatataggaaactaagcctagtacatgcaacaaacacatggttgagcaacaagtaagagaggcaacttaagagtgggctcaaccaaaaagatgtgtgtgagtcaaggcaatgcacttgagaagactaatgtacagaagagcattaagcatcaataaagtcttcaaggaatgaggcacacggtgcaaggcctatcattcccacacacaactagcaaatgggttcacaagcttactaataagcatatagagaacctatgcttgtgacaacccgcggtgaagatagaagatgaaaggcgcatcaagacgagggatgccaattaagatggcaaaaacctcgtaaagataagcatgaggaaaataatcttcaccacacaagagcgcatcaagatgcaacgatagaagacacgcactcaaggaaaaagctttcacggagccaccaaagaaataacataagaaagataaggtggacgtgaaagaaaggatatcaactagatatgcaacttatctcaagtgtataagattctaggtagacaaaatcatgatgatatatatatctacaaagaaggatgtacacccgaaatagttacaacacgaggaacaagatatccaaagggaggtcatacatataccaataagatatttgcttggaagcatagcacatggctagatatggtcttattatatataaatgaattcctaccacacacccatcaaagacatcacaactagcaacaagagatcattgttgggatgctttgagaaagggaacaagtatcacaagaatgagtgaataacatgccatgatacaacctacacaaggttgatgcaagaaatgtgtgcatgaagaatatgaagatacttgttactgagttaacattggaaggatgtagtagataccaattgaaggtagatagtagttcattgatcatcctagctcgactccaataagcacatgatgacaacaccttccttgtgagtgagccgagcatccaatgtatctccaattgttcctagaacaacaacacaaacaaaatggtacccaaactcattgggaccaaagagttagagaaccaacaacacataggacaaactccacataaatatgtgcatatagatatgaaaatgaatttcatgcacatctcatccaatttgagacttggtggagttccccctatatattgggtcaaagaaagaaaacatgccaaagaaactacaagaagtaaatatgcatgctcaagactttcaagaaccgagaccaaaagacaaagaaataccaagcgaagaaaagataccaaatgaataaatcatcacttggaggata belongs to Triticum urartu cultivar G1812 chromosome 7, Tu2.1, whole genome shotgun sequence and includes:
- the LOC125520568 gene encoding CBBY-like protein, which encodes MNAMAAPATASTLLPARTYSSARPVARTAARCLPRRSGGESMLSPSPLRLSAGRTRRAEAARASAAGAGGAPAAALPAALLFDCDGVLVDTEKDGHRISFNETFAERELGVSWDVELYGELLKIGGGKERMTAHFNKTVWPAKAPKTDEERKEFIASLHKRKTELFMALIEKKLLPLRPGVQRLIDEALGKGVKVAVCSTSNEKAVSAIVSCLLGPDRAEKITIFAGDVVPRKKPDPAIYLLAATTLEVDPSSCVVVEDSNIGLSAAKAAGMKCIVTKSGYTADEDFVIADAVFDCIGDPPEGRFDLEFCANLLQKQFVS